Within Paenibacillus albicereus, the genomic segment GGAGGAATTCTGGCGCAGCGCGGTGGCGCTGACCGGCGAAGACATCCGTCAATTCCTGGAGCTGACGGAATAAGCCGGGCGGCTGCAGAAGCCTGAAGGTTCGATGAAGCTTGGCCGAAGCGCATGAAGATTCCATAAAGAGGGTTGAAACCGCTCCGTACGAAGCGTATCCTGTTCGTCAGGAAGGGCTTCAAGAGATTCTATTTCCTAGGAAATGAAGGAGGAAGCGAGCCGATGAAATTCTTTCTGGATACCGCCAATGTCGAGGAAATCAAGCGCGTCGCCAAGCTGGGCCTGGTGGACGGGGTGACGACGAACCCGACGCTCGTCGCCAAGGAAGGCCGCGTCTTCAAGGAAGTCGTACAGGAAATTTGCCGGATCGTGCCGGGTCCCGTAAGCGCGGAGGTGACGGGCTCGACCAGCGAGGACATGCTCAAGGAAGCGCTTGAGATCGCCGAGTGGGCGCCGAACGTCGTCATCAAGGTGCCTCTCACCGAGGATGGCCTGTACGTCACCCATGCGCTCGCGCAAAAGGGCATCAAGACGAACGTCACCCTCGTCTTCTCCGTCGCCCAGGGCCTGATGGCTGCGAAAGCCGGCGCGACGTTCATCAGTCCGTTCGTCGGCCGGCTGGACGACATCGGCATGACCGGCATGGACCTGGTGCGGGACCTGTCCGCTATCATCAAGATCTACGGTTTCCAGACGGAGATCATCGTCGCCAGCATCCGCAGCCTGGAGCATGTCAAGGAAGCGGCTCTTGCCGGCGCGCACATCGCCACGATCCCGGGCTCGCTCCTGCCGACGCTCTGGAAGCACCCGCTTACGGACATCGGCATCGAGCGCTTCACGGCGGATTGGAACAAGATGCAGGCCGCTTTGGCCAAGGGCTGATCTACGTTTGGATGCAAGGCGTTATGCCGATATGGATTTAACGATCGTTTTTTGAATGGGGCCGTCCTCCCTTCCAGAAGGCTTGACCGGCTGAATCGGAGCATGCTATAGTCGTCTCAATTCAATCGAATGACCTTGCGGAAGCACCGCGAACGAGCAGATTCACTGCTTGTTTGCGGTGCTTTTTTGCGTCCAGGGAGGGATCGGCCTGATGGCCAGGCTTGAGATTGTCGTCGCGGCGGCAGAATCGGAATATATGCGAAGGCTGGCGGCTGGCGTGAGGGACTCGCCGTTCGGCAGCCGATGGAGATTGACGGCATGCACGACGGGGGATTCGCTGCGACAGTATTTAAAAGGAGGCTATGCGGTCCATCTGGTGCTGGCGCAGCCGTCGCTCCTGGAGCAGGCGGGAGAGCTGCCCGCCGGCATTCCGGCGGCGGCCTTCGTGCGGCGCCGCGGCGAAGGCGGCGGATTGCCCGAGCTGCTCCAGTATCAGCCGGTGCCGGAGCTGCTGGCCGGCATCGAGGCGCTGCTTGCCGGCAGCGGCGATAAGCGGCTCCGCGCAGGGGGAGAGGGGGCTGCCGTAGTCGCCGTATGCGACCCTGTCGGCGGAGCGGGCAAGTCGACGTGCTCGCTCTGGCTGGCCCGCCTGGCGGGAGAGCGCGGGCTTCGCGCGCTGTATCTCAACCTCGAGCGCTTCGATGCTTCCGGATTGCAGCTGCGAGAACCGGGCGAGGCTTCAGGAGAGGGGGTCGAAGCGCTGCTATATGCGCTCAAGGCGGACAAGCCGGATTTTCCGGCCCGGCTGACGAGCGTGCGCCGCTACAGCCGGCGGATGGGAACCGACTATATCGGCGAGGCTCCGAGTCCGGAAGAACGGCAGGCGATGACCGGCGACGATGCCGCTCGTCTGCTGGAGGCGCTGGCCGGCAGCGGCTTGTACGATCTGATCGTGGCGGATATGGACAGCGTGCTGGACGATGCGGCGGCGGCCGTGCTGGAGCGTTGCGACGCCGTCGTCTGGCTCGCCGAGCCTTCGGCCGTCGCCAGGCGCAAGACTCGGCTGGCGTTCGAGGCCGCCAGGCTGACGCATCCTGCCGCGGCGGCGGCAGCGCGCAGCCGCATGCTCTTCGTCCGGAGCCGCGTCCGGCCTCACGCCGAGGAGGATCGCGTTGCAGAATGCGCCGCGGACCGTTCTCTGCCGGCTTTTGCGGCGGAGCTCCCTTACGATCCCGGCATCGGCCGCATCGAATCGGCCGCTCCCGCCTATATCCAGGCAGCAGGGGATTTGCTGGACCGGCTCGGCTGTGGGACGAAGCGGAGCGTGGGCCTATGAGCGGACAGATGGCGGCAAGGCCGGACCGCGATGGGACGGCACGCCTGAGAGAGCAGATACGGGCCGCGATCGATGCCGGCGGAGAGATCGGCGACGATGAGCTGATGCGGACGGTGGAGCAGGCAGTCGACCGCTGGGAAGGCAGCGCCCGCCTCGTCTCGAGCGAACGGCTGCGGCTCGTGAGGCAGCTTTTCCATTCGTTTCGCGGACTCGATGTGCTGGAGCCGCTGCTCCAGGACGACTCCATTACGGAGATCATGATCAACGGGCATCGGCAGCTGTTCGCGGAGCGCGCAGGCCGCGTCGAGCCGCTTCGAGAACAATTCGAGAGCCGAGAGCGGCTGGAGGATCTCATCCAGGCGATCGTGGCGCAGGTCAACCGCGTCGTCAACGAATCCTCGCCGATCGTCGATGCCCGCCTCGCCGACGGCTCGCGGGTCCATATCGTCCTGCCGCCCGCATCTTTGTCGGGACCGGTCGTGACGATCCGCAAATTTCCGAAGCAGCCCTTGCTGATGGACGGGCTCATCGCCTGCGGCTGCCTGACGGACGAAGCGGCGGCCTTCCTGCAGAGGCTTGTGCGCGCAGGCTTCAATATCTTCGTCAGCGGGGGCACGGGCAGCGGCAAGACGACCTTCCTCAACGCGCTGTCCCGCTCGATCCCCGAGGAGGAGCGGGTCGTGACGATCGAGGATTCCGCCGAGCTGCAGCTGCAGGCGCCGAACCTGGTCCGGCTGGAGACCCGCAACGCCAACACCGAGGGCAAAGGAGCGCTGCCGATGCGCCAGCTCATCCGAGCTTCGCTGAGGATGCGTCCCAACCGGATCATCGTCGGCGAGGTGCGGGGCGAGGAGGCGGCGGACATGCTGGCCGCGATGAATACCGGGCATGACGGCAGCATGAGCTCAGGCCACGCCAACAGCGCCAAGGACATGCTCGGCCGGCTCGAGACGATGGTGCTTGCGGCGGCGGAGCTTCCCGTAGCCGCCATTCGTCAGCAGATCCTCTCGGCGGTCGATATCATCGTGCATCTGTCGAGGATGCGCGATCATACGCGCAAGGTGCTGGAGATTTGCCAGCTGGCGGGCATCGAGGGAGGGGAAATCCGGCTGGAGCCGCTGTTTCGCTTCGAGCCGGGGCCCGACGGAGCGGCGCGGCTTCGGCGCACGGAGGCCGCTTTGCGCCGAAGCGACAAGTGGGAGCGCAGCGGAGGCGGCGCCCCCCGCTCCGCAGCGGGCGGCTCTTCCGGCAAGGAGGGTCTCGAAGATGGCGATTGAACGGGCGGCACGCGGGTTGGAGCGCGGGCTGGAGCGCCTCGGATGGCCGGCAGGCGGAGGGCGGAAGCAGCCGGCTTCCGCCGGAGCTGGAGCCGACTACAGCCGGTACGAGCTGAGCCGCCGCCAGTTCTGGGTGGCGTTCGCCGTTGGAGCCGCTCTCGTCTTTGCGGCGGCATACCTGTTCTATTTGAATGCTGCCGTCGCCCTGCTGGCTTCCCTGGTCGGCATCAAGGCGCCTTCGCTTTATCGGGAGCATGCGCGAGCCAAGAGGCAGGACAGGCTTCGGATCCACTTCAAGGAGATGCTCTTCTCGCTCTCTTCCTCGCTTGCTGCCGGCCGTTCGGTCGAAAACGCCCTCTTCGCTTCGATCGGAGACCTCAGGCTGATTTATACGGGGGCTAGCACGGACTTGCTGCTGGAGCTCGAGCGCATCCGCCGCCGCTGCGCCAACGGGGAGACGCTGGAGTCGGGACTGCTCGACTTTGCCGTCCGCTCCGGCGTCGAGGAAATCATGCAGTTCTCGGACGTATTCACGACGTGCAAGCGCACGGGCGGCGATCTGGTGGAGATCGTGCGCCGCACCTCCCAGCTGATCGGCGAGCGGATCGAGGTCAACCAGGAAATTCAGGTGCTGATCGCCCAAAAGAAATTCGAGTCGAGAATCATGCTGGGCGTGCCGTTCGCTTTTCTCGGCTTCCTTCATGTCGCCGCGCCGGACTACATGGCGCCGCTTTATGCCGGCGCAGCGGGATATGGGCTGCTTACCGCCGCGCTGCTGCTGTTCGCCGCCTGCGGCTGGCTGATGCTTAAAATCATGGACATTCGGCTGTGAGGAGGTGGAGCGGATGGGATATGGATGGGGGTTCCTCGTCATGGCGATGGCCTGGATCGCGATGGCGACGGTCACGCTCGGCTGGCGCAGAGGTTGGAGCGAAGCTTGGTCCGGCGTCAGGACGAGGGACCGAGACCGGATCGGCCGTTTGCTCGGCGGCGAAGCGTTGCTGCGGCTAGCCGCCCGCAGCGGCATGCCGCAGGCGGTCGAAGACAGGCTTGCGGCGCTTCATGCGCTGCTCGTCCCGCTTCAAGGAGAGCGTTGGACGACGTCGGATACGAGGCGGCTGGCCGCATCGGCCGTTGCCGGAGGCTATGCGGCGGCAGCGGGAGGATGGCTCGTCGCCGCGGCGGCGGGCGAGCCGCTCATCGCCTGGCTCGGCCTCTTCGCCGGCTTGCTGCTGCCGGCGGGTAAGCTCCGCGACATCAAGGTCAAGGCGCAGCGCCGCAAGCAGGAGCTGCTGCTCGGGCTGCCTGATCTGCTGGGCAAGCTGACGCTGCTCGTCGGTGCGGGAGAAACGGTGCAGAGAGCGCTTGCGCGCTGCGCCGAGCGGCCGCTGCGGGGCGGGGCGGATGATCCGCTGCATGCGGAGCTGGCGAGGACGGTCCAGCTGCTGGCGAGCGGCCACCCGTTCAGCGCCGCGCTCGAATCGTTCAGCCGCCGCTGCGCCGTGCAGGAGGCTTCCGTATTCGCGACCGTGCTGCTGTTGAATTACCGCCGGGGAGGCGACCAGCTGTCCCTCGCGCTGAAAGAGATTTCCATTCCCCTCTGGGACAAGCGCCGCAGCGCGGCCCGAGCCCGAGGCGAGGAGGCCTCTTCCCGGCTCGTATTCCCGCTTGTCGGCATCTTTTTCATCCTGATGATAGTCGTCGGAGCGCCGGCCGTCCTGATGATGGGCGGTTAGAAAGTCAATCATTCACTTACGGAGGAATCGACAATGAAACGAAACGTATGGCTGAATCGGAAAGTCCGCTTGAACGAGGCGCTGAAGCGCTTTGCCCGTTCCGAAGAAGGACTGGGCACGCTGGAGATCATCCTGATTATCGCGGTCGTCATCATCATCGCCCTCATCTTCAAGGAATGGATCATCGACCTCATCAACAATCTCATGGGCAAAGCCGATGACCAGGCGAACAAGATTTTCGAATGATGAAAAGCCGATGCTGCTGAAGCGGCTCGCAGCCGGGGCGGAGGGCAGCCTCGCGCTGGAGGCAGCCTCGGTTTTCCCGCTGCTGCTTGCCGTGACGTTCGCTTGGATGATCGCCGCGCTGTTCATCTTCCAAGGAAGCGTGCTGCAAAGCGGGGCGGCCCGTGCTGCCGAAGCGGCTTCCCTGCACTGGGACAACAGCAAGCGGGAGGAATCCGGCCTGCCTCCTGCCGGGCAGGACGACGGCTTGTACGGGCGGCTGTCTCAGGACAGCCTGCTCCAAGGCCTGTTCGGACTTGCCGCCGGAGAGACTACCGCGAGCATCGCTTTGCCGGCGGCGCCATCTTCGAATGGTTCGCTCGCTGCGACGAAGCTGAGCAAGGCGGCCGCTCGGCTGTCTCCGGAGCTGCGCGGGGAGTTCGCCTACCGGAGAGAGGGGCTGGAGCGGCGCACGGAAGCCCGATTGCGCTTGCCGGTCGCGGCGGCGGAAGGACTGGCGCCGGCCGTTCGGGCATCGGCCGTCGTTACCGATCCGGTCGAATTCATCCGCAGTGTGGATCTGGTGCGCTATTATACCGCAAAATTCCGCTCCTCCCGTGACGTGCAGCCATCCTCGGCGGGAAAGGCGCTGACCGAATATGCTTCGGGCCGTCCTTAAGAGAGGCGCGGCAGCCTTCGGGCGTCGAGGCGGAGAATGCTCCGGCTGCAGTCTCCAGCCCTGCCGCCCGGATGAGCGGACGGGCGGTTCGGGCTTCCGTTCGACGCATGGCGCGGTCACGATCTGGACCTGCATGACCGTCTCGGCAGTCCTGCTGCTGATGGCGCTTCTTATCGACTATTCCCGGATCGCGGCCTTTCAGTACAAGCTCGACAGCCTGGCCGGGTCGTCGGTGCGCTCGGTGCTGGCCGCCTATGACGAGCCGCTGTACGAGCGGTACGGCCTCTTCGGGCGAGGAGGAACCGATGCCGCGCAGCTGGCAGCAGAGGCGCTTGACGCCTCGAGGGGACGGGACGGGCTGTCGGATCGGACGGCGAACGCGGATGACGCGTCGATGCGGCGGGTCGATCTGCTTCAGCTCCGTCTCGGCGAGCCGTCGGCCCAGCCGGCGCTCATGCTCGGCGAGTGGCCTGTGCTGCGCCGCCAGATCGAGCAGGAGATGAAGATCAAAGGACCGATCGATATGACGCTGGAGCTGTTCGACAAGCTTCGGCCGTTGGAGGGCTCGATGCAGCAGGCTAAGCAAGAGATCGACATGCTCCAGCAGTCGGAGAAAATCTTCGACAAGCGCCAGCGCGCGTTGACCGAGATGCTGGAGCTTGGCGAAGCCGCCGCCGCCGTCGCAAGCGAAACGGGCAGCGACGGGCTGGTCCCGCTGCCCGGTCTAGGCCAGGCGGACACGTTCAAGGCGGCGGCGGACGGCTACGGCCCTTACTTGGCGTGGCTGGCTGCCGATGAAGCCGCTCAAGCCGCCTATCAAGCCGCGCTCCTGGCAGCGCCCACAGGCGCTGAAGGCCTGCCGGGTTCCCCGATTCCGAGTCCGCCCATGCTGAATACCGCATCGATACAAGATTATGAAGCCGCCGCCGGCGAAGCGGCGAGCCGTTTGCTCGAGCTTGCTCCCGCAGCGGACCAGCATGATCGTCTCATCGGCCAGGCGCTGCAGCAGCTGGAGCTCGCCCTGCAAGCGGAGAAGGAGCTGGAGCGCCTGGCCGCTTCAGCGCCAGCCGCAGCGGCGCCTCCTGCGGGATCGGCTGCGCCGGCGGGAGGCGCAGCCGACTTGTCGGGACTGCTTCTCGGTCGGAGCTGGTTCGACCAGACAAAATCGGAGCTCCAGAGGCAAGGATCGCGCTTGCGCGCGTTCGCGGCTGAAGCATCGGTCGCAGGCAGACGTCTGGAGCAGGCTTTGACGCAGCGGTCCCTGGAATTTGTGCCGCTGCTCTTGGCCGATGCCGCCTTGCTCGCCGACAAGCTGAAGCCTTACTGGCAAGCTTATGTTTCACCCGGCCAGGAGCTGCAGGAACGGAAAGAAATGCTGAAGGCTTCGGACAACAGCAAGGGGCTGCGGGAAGCCGAGAAGAAAAAGGCGGACAGCCTCTGGAAACAGGCGAAAGAGATGCTCGATGGGTTCGAGCGGTTGAAGGCCGCGCAAGCCGAGCTGGAGGAATTCGGCAAGGTGGAGCAGTTGAGCGCAGCGAATCGTGCCTTCAACGAATCGCTTGGACAGCGGGCGGACAGTGGCGGCGGACAAGCAGAGACGGACGGCCCCGCGGACGTAGTCGACACGGCGGACGAGGCGATCGCCGATGCCCAGAACACGGGCAGCGGCGTGCTGGCCGGATTGGAATCGCTGCTGGCGGCAGGCGGCGAGCGCTTGCTGATGGCGGAATATGGCGCCCGCCGGTTTTCTTCCATGGACCCGAGAAGGCTGCAGACGCTGCTCGTCGGAGGGAGTTCGCAGGAGGCTCCGACGGAGCTTGCCTCGCTGAGCCAGCAGGAGCTGGAGTACATTTTATACGGATATGCCAACCCCGGGGCTAATCTCGCTGCCGCATACGGCGAACTGTTCGCTTTGCGGCTGGCGATCCGCACGATGGAAGGTCTGATCGCCAGCCGTGCCGCCGGCCATCCGCTGCTTGTGCTGGCCATGGCAGGCGTCTACGGCTTGCAGCATGCGCTGGGCGATATGCGCGAGCTTGGGGCGACGGGGACATCGGAGCTCTCCAAATATGCTCCGGTGCGGCTCGGGTATTTGGATTACATGCGTCTGTTCATGCTGGCGCACGGTACGGGAGACAAACCGCTCAGCCGCATGGCGGGGATCATCGAGCATCGGACGGGGGCAAGGCTCGACCAGGTGCCGACAGGAATGTCGGTCGCGCTGTCCGGCTCGATTCCGCTCTGGTTCCTGCCCGGCTTGGCGCGTCTTGCCGGACATGCAGGCTTGCTGGACGGACAAGTGACAGGAGGCAGGTATGAAGCGACATCGATTGCCGGCTGGTCCTACGGATAGCTCGGCCATGAAGCTGCTTCGCGGCCGCGAAGGCTCGATCGTGCTGGAAGCGGCGCTTGTCGTGCCGGTCTTCCTGCTATTGCTCGTGCTGCTCTCCGTGTTCCTGCAGCTGTCTGCGGCCGAAACGGCGCTGCAGAGAGCCGCCGACGCCTCGGCCAGACAGATCGCCGCTCATATGCGCCCGGCGCTGCTGCTGCAGCAAGAGGCGGCAGCGGCGATCGGGGCAGCCAACCCGAGCGGCTTGGACGCGGCTTTGCCAGGATGGAGGGAAGCGGCCGCAGCGGCGGCTGGGCGACTGCCGGAGCCGGCCGGTCCGCTCGCCGAATCGGTGTTGCGCGGCGAATGGAAGCCTGCGCTGCAGGCAGCCGCCGACACCGCGGCAAAAAAGGCGCTCGAGCCGCTGCTTCTCCGCGAGGCGGAGGCGGCGGGGCTGGAAAAGGAGCATGTTCGGCTCACGGCTGTCCGCTTGCCCGACCTCGACACCCGGGAGCAGGGATTCCTGCTGCTGGAGGCCGAGTATTCGTTTCCGATCCGAGTGCCGTTCACGAACGAACGCATCGTGCTGCGGCGGTGGGCCAAGGAACGTGCTTGGATCCCGGATGCGGCTGCGGCGACGGGCCGGGAACAAGCCGAGCCGGGAGAAGGCTCGGTACGGATTGCAAGCTTGACGCCGGTGCCGGCCCGTCCCGGAAAAAAGGCGACGTTGACCGCTGTCGCTGCTCCCGGTGTTCAGGTGACGCTTGAAGTCCGCTACAAGAGCGGCAGCAGCGTATCCCGACATGTCGGGACGAAAACGGCCGACTCGTTGGGCCGAGTCGATTGGACCTGGCTCGTCTCGGGCAATACGACGCCGGGAGTCTGGGAAGTGATCGTCACCTCATCGGACGGCGGAAGCGCGACGATGCCTTTCCATGTCAAGAAGAAGCCGTAGAGAAATCGACATTCATTCAAGAAAGGAGGCTCGGCGATGCCGATTTGGATAGGAGCTGCGACCGCTCTGCTGCTCGCCCTCGCTTTTTGGAGCGACGTCCGTACGATGCGGATTCCCAATGCGCTTACCGGAGGCTTTTTCGCCGCTGGACTCGGGGCGCACGGAGCCGTGGATGGCATATCAGGGATGGGCCAATCCGCTCTCGGGGCGGCAGCCGGCTTCATCCCGCTCGCGCTGCTTTACCTGCTGCGGGGCATCGGGGCCGGAGACGTCAAGCTGTTCGCGGCGATCGGGGCCTGGACGGGAGCGGCCGCAGTGCTCGAGCTGCTTCTCTACTCCATGCTTGCCGGCGGAATCGGCGGAGCCGTCTATCTGTTGTTCAGCCGTGCCCGCCGATTCAAGCGCGGATGCAGCAAGGGAGGAGCGCCGCAGGAATCCGATGCGGCGGAGCGGCCTGCGGTCCGCTTCCCGTTCATGCTGGCTGTCGTGCCGGGCGCGCTGGCGATGCTGCTGTTAGGAGGCTGAGTCTGGCTGTCGTCGGCTTGATGGCCGCCGCAGGAGCAAGGAACGCCAACGAAGCGAAAGGAGGACGCGGGATGCGTCAGATCGTAGCGGATTACGAATGGAATCGGGAGCATGAGCTCGTGCTGTCCCGGATCGGCGGCATCGGACGCGGCGACCTGGAGGAGATCGAGCTGGCGATGCTGGAAGAGGTCCAAGTGCCGGGATTGCTGCCGATCGGCTGGGAGGAGATGAATGGGGAGGTCAAGCTGAGATATCGGCTCACGGGCCGCAAGATGCTCAAGCAGAAGCTGGCGGACGGGATGGATCGGCCCGAGGAGCTCTACTCGCTGCTGTACGGTGTCGTCTCGGCCATCGAGCAATGCCGCGCCTGCCTGCTCGAGCCGGACAATCTGCTGCTGGAAGAAGCCCATGTATTCGTCGGCGACAGCTGGGAGGACTGCGGACTCGTTTACCTGCCGATGCGATTGGAGCATCGGCCGTCGGAGCTCCCGCTGCGCAGCCGGCTGCTTGCTCTATCCGCCGTATGCGCAGGCGCGGTTCGACAGGTCGACGCCGGCCTCCCGGCATTGCTCAAGGCGCTCGGTGACGATCAGGTCTCCATGGCGGGCTTGAAAGAGATGCTGCTGGAGCTGAGCGCCGGCCATAGCGGCCAAGCAGAGAGGAGACGCACCGAACGAGAACGCGGGGGAGAGCTTGAGCCGATGCTGTCTTCCATCGGCTTCCAAGGTCAAGCGGGCGAGCCGCTCCGTGCGGATCGACTTGTTGTCGGGGCGAAGGGCAGGCCTGTTTCTTCACCCTCCTTCGCGAATCCGCCATCGTCTGCTCGCGCCGTCCCGTCCGCCGCAGTCCCAGAATCGATATCCGAGCCGGAGGCGCCGGCGCGGCCGGCGGAGAAGCCCGGCGATGCTCCAAGGGAACGCAAGCCGGGGCTTCATACCTCGGATGCGTTGCTGCCGATGCGGCTGGATCCGTCCCCGGAGAATTCGCCGGCTCGTTCCACGAAGCCGCTGAATCGGGGCATCGTCATCCTTGCCGTTCTCGCTGCGGCGGCGCTTCCGTGGAAGATGCTCTACCTGGAGAGTCCGACGCGATCGAATCTGATGATTGGCCTGGGCACGCTCGCTGTCGCTGCAGCCGCGATCATATGGGTCTGGAAGGGGAAGCGGGGCGAGCAGCGGGAGGAGGCGTGGCCAGACAGCCACCCCTCCGCTTTCGAGCCGGACTCCGGTCCGCTGTCGCTCAAGAGAGACAAGCGCTGGTCGTTCGAACAGGGATCGGACGGGGAAGGAGAGGAGGAGGCGGAGCCGTGGAGATGGAACGCCCCTCCAGCTCCGCCGCAGCGTCAAGGTACGCCTCTTTCCGTTTCGGATCGAGCCCCGAATGAGGTCCGGCCTATGCCGTCACCGCCCGCTGCTTCGGACCCGACTGTCTGGCTCGGAAACGAGTTGGAGAAGGAGCAGGCGGATTCACATAGCGCGGCGGCAGGCGTCGTCAACCGGACCCGCGGAGGCGTAAGGGACAGCTTCGCTCTTGCTGCGGGGAGTCATACGATCGGGCGTGCGCCGGAGTCCGGGCAATGGCGGGATGAGACGAGCGGCGTCTCGCGCCGCCATGTCGAGCTGGCGTGCAGACCCGGCTCCTGCGAGGCCAAAGACCTCGGTTCAAGAAACGGTACGACCCTGAATGGCCGGGCGATGGTCCCTTATAAAAGCTATAAGCTGGAGGACGGCGATGTCCTCCAGCTGGCTGGTCGGGATGGTTCCCGGTATGAAGTTCGGCTCGGTTAGTGGGGCGGCTGACGGAGCAGATCGTCCAGCGCAGGCTGGATTTCGGCGAAGTGAAAGCGGAAACCGCTTTTCAGCGCCTTTTCGGGCAGGACCCGCTGGCCTTGAAGCAGCAGCTCCGACATCTCCCCTAGCGCCAGCTTGAGCGGAAGCGCAGGCGCGATCAGCCAATAGGGACGGCCGAGCGCCCGGGCCGCCGCCCGTCCGAACTGCTCGTTGCGGACCGGCTCCGGCGAAACGGTATTGACCGGGCCGGAGAGGCTGTCGTTTTCCAAAGTGTGGACGATCAGGCGAGTCAGGTCATGCAGATGGATCCAAGACATCCATTGCCGTCCATTGCCGACCGGGCCTCCCGCCATCGCGCGGAAAGGCAGGAGCATGCTCGGCAGCGCACCGCCTCCGTTTCCGAGCACGATCCCGAACCGCAGCAGCGCCCGCCGTCGGGCGGGAATGAGCTCCGCAGCTTGCTCCCAATCCCGTACGACGGAGGAGAGGAAGTCGCGGTCCGTCGTCGGACTCTCCTCCGTGAACGCAGCCGTCTCGTCAAAGCCGTACGCATTTACGCCGGACGCTTGGACAAGCACCTGCGGATCAGCGCCCGCCCGCTTCAGCAGCGTTCCCAGCCGGGACGCCGTCTCGATCCGTGAATCCCGAATGCGCTTCTTAGCCGCGCTCGTCCAGCGCTGGCTGATCGGCTCGCCGGCCAGGTTGACGACGGCATCCGCGGCAGCGAGCTCGCTCGGATCCGCCTCCAGCTGATCCCATCCGACAACGCGAAAGCTCCCGTCGCCGATCGGTGCGGCGGCGGGAGCTTTCGCGGAGCTGCGGGAGACGATCCAGCCGGCATGGCCGGCTTGGGACAGCCGCTGAACGAGCGCGCGGCCGATGAAGCCGGTCCCTCCGGCAATGATGATCTTCATCCTCGACTCCTCCGTTCTTCGGTCATGCCTCTTCAAGCGCCGTCAGCGGCGCTTCAGGAAGCTTCCTTGATGGAGACCAGCCACGGCTGCTTGATCTTGCCGTCCGTGCCTCCGTCGACTTCTTTTACAATGTAAGTATAGTCGACGCTCGTTCCCTGCTCGAAGGCCTGCATCTGCTGGACCAGCTCCGATCCGGCCTGGAATACGACCGTATCGGTAGGGGTCTTGATCTCGACCGAGTGGCCGTCCGCGAGGCCGTTGAACGTTCCGGACGCCTGCTGCTCCTCGGACTGCGTGACCGGGTCGCCGCTGGCAGCGGCTTTCTCGGAGTTCCCGGGCGTCGGCGTCGCTTGGGCGACGGGCTCGCCGGCGGAGTCCGGAGACACGTCGGACGAGCTGTCCACGATGCCGCTTCCCGTCGTGGCGTTGGTCGCGTTGGAAGCGTTGTCCGCCGGCATTTCTTTCACGCCGCACCCCGCGGCGATCATCAGCATCGACATCAAGGCCAGGCTCGCGGGCGCGAGGCTGGCTTTTCTTTTGCCGCCGGAGCGGCGGGCTGTCATCAGATTCATGGCAAGCACCTCCAAGGTCGTCTTCTCCTGTGCCCTTCCTTACCCGGACTGGCCGGAAGCCAATCCGTCGGCAGCGGAGGCATCTCTCTCTCCGCCGATCCGGCATCTCGCCGTCGAGGCGATCGGCGTCTCAGCGGTTCAGGAGATGGGTGTATGCGGAGTAGTCGATGCCGCGCTTGTCCAAGAACGTGACGAGACTGCGGTAGTCCCGCTTGGGCGTCGCGCGGATGTAGCCCTCGATGCAGTGGCTCCGCGTCACTTCGCTGGCGCCGCTCTCGACCGCGACTTGCCCGATGCGCGCAGCGATGGAATGGCGGGCGATGTCGCGAAACGGACCGGGCACGGGCGAGACCAGCTCGTCGAGCAGCTCCTTGGAGTCGTCGGTCCACATGTCCCGGCTGCGCTCGACCCAATAATTTTGCCAGTCGAGCTTGGACTTGCCGTCGCGCTTCGGCAGCACCTTGAGAAACTTGCGGAACATGAAGAAGCCTCCGACGGCCATCGAGCCGACCA encodes:
- the fsa gene encoding fructose-6-phosphate aldolase, with amino-acid sequence MKFFLDTANVEEIKRVAKLGLVDGVTTNPTLVAKEGRVFKEVVQEICRIVPGPVSAEVTGSTSEDMLKEALEIAEWAPNVVIKVPLTEDGLYVTHALAQKGIKTNVTLVFSVAQGLMAAKAGATFISPFVGRLDDIGMTGMDLVRDLSAIIKIYGFQTEIIVASIRSLEHVKEAALAGAHIATIPGSLLPTLWKHPLTDIGIERFTADWNKMQAALAKG
- a CDS encoding P-loop NTPase family protein — its product is MARLEIVVAAAESEYMRRLAAGVRDSPFGSRWRLTACTTGDSLRQYLKGGYAVHLVLAQPSLLEQAGELPAGIPAAAFVRRRGEGGGLPELLQYQPVPELLAGIEALLAGSGDKRLRAGGEGAAVVAVCDPVGGAGKSTCSLWLARLAGERGLRALYLNLERFDASGLQLREPGEASGEGVEALLYALKADKPDFPARLTSVRRYSRRMGTDYIGEAPSPEERQAMTGDDAARLLEALAGSGLYDLIVADMDSVLDDAAAAVLERCDAVVWLAEPSAVARRKTRLAFEAARLTHPAAAAAARSRMLFVRSRVRPHAEEDRVAECAADRSLPAFAAELPYDPGIGRIESAAPAYIQAAGDLLDRLGCGTKRSVGL
- a CDS encoding CpaF family protein, which translates into the protein MSGQMAARPDRDGTARLREQIRAAIDAGGEIGDDELMRTVEQAVDRWEGSARLVSSERLRLVRQLFHSFRGLDVLEPLLQDDSITEIMINGHRQLFAERAGRVEPLREQFESRERLEDLIQAIVAQVNRVVNESSPIVDARLADGSRVHIVLPPASLSGPVVTIRKFPKQPLLMDGLIACGCLTDEAAAFLQRLVRAGFNIFVSGGTGSGKTTFLNALSRSIPEEERVVTIEDSAELQLQAPNLVRLETRNANTEGKGALPMRQLIRASLRMRPNRIIVGEVRGEEAADMLAAMNTGHDGSMSSGHANSAKDMLGRLETMVLAAAELPVAAIRQQILSAVDIIVHLSRMRDHTRKVLEICQLAGIEGGEIRLEPLFRFEPGPDGAARLRRTEAALRRSDKWERSGGGAPRSAAGGSSGKEGLEDGD
- a CDS encoding type II secretion system F family protein, which codes for MAIERAARGLERGLERLGWPAGGGRKQPASAGAGADYSRYELSRRQFWVAFAVGAALVFAAAYLFYLNAAVALLASLVGIKAPSLYREHARAKRQDRLRIHFKEMLFSLSSSLAAGRSVENALFASIGDLRLIYTGASTDLLLELERIRRRCANGETLESGLLDFAVRSGVEEIMQFSDVFTTCKRTGGDLVEIVRRTSQLIGERIEVNQEIQVLIAQKKFESRIMLGVPFAFLGFLHVAAPDYMAPLYAGAAGYGLLTAALLLFAACGWLMLKIMDIRL
- a CDS encoding type II secretion system F family protein; its protein translation is MGYGWGFLVMAMAWIAMATVTLGWRRGWSEAWSGVRTRDRDRIGRLLGGEALLRLAARSGMPQAVEDRLAALHALLVPLQGERWTTSDTRRLAASAVAGGYAAAAGGWLVAAAAGEPLIAWLGLFAGLLLPAGKLRDIKVKAQRRKQELLLGLPDLLGKLTLLVGAGETVQRALARCAERPLRGGADDPLHAELARTVQLLASGHPFSAALESFSRRCAVQEASVFATVLLLNYRRGGDQLSLALKEISIPLWDKRRSAARARGEEASSRLVFPLVGIFFILMIVVGAPAVLMMGG
- a CDS encoding Flp1 family type IVb pilin — its product is MKRNVWLNRKVRLNEALKRFARSEEGLGTLEIILIIAVVIIIALIFKEWIIDLINNLMGKADDQANKIFE
- a CDS encoding hydroxyisourate hydrolase: MKLLRGREGSIVLEAALVVPVFLLLLVLLSVFLQLSAAETALQRAADASARQIAAHMRPALLLQQEAAAAIGAANPSGLDAALPGWREAAAAAAGRLPEPAGPLAESVLRGEWKPALQAAADTAAKKALEPLLLREAEAAGLEKEHVRLTAVRLPDLDTREQGFLLLEAEYSFPIRVPFTNERIVLRRWAKERAWIPDAAAATGREQAEPGEGSVRIASLTPVPARPGKKATLTAVAAPGVQVTLEVRYKSGSSVSRHVGTKTADSLGRVDWTWLVSGNTTPGVWEVIVTSSDGGSATMPFHVKKKP